One segment of Rosa chinensis cultivar Old Blush chromosome 6, RchiOBHm-V2, whole genome shotgun sequence DNA contains the following:
- the LOC112173674 gene encoding F-box/LRR-repeat protein 17 produces MEQRHHLQPHISAAGPTTPFGSTATYPHAPTASSGHKRPRTRGSYTCGRCGQPKKGHSCHVRPADSAAESHPDTPLSVTRTPALPPPPPPRQPYSNLRRALSFDDVESSGYGDSDAPDPDPDPDFDEVEDTEVDWDRGWGGLPTSCLWEILRRLPPPGLLSAAMVCKGWRETTRRLWKAAEALRLRVPPRAQVRFVRLVLHKCPNLVSLSLTIESDVDATMLECIAFSCPNLESMEIYISEKATNRITGDELSRFVADRRLLKSLKMEGCSNIGGFALCSSSLLTLWLSGLHSLSKMVFNCPNLKEISIDFSRQGNDNTDLTTMVDGLGRNCPRLQNIHIASVRLSHSVVLALTAAQLRDLRMLSLVLGSQITDASVAAIASTYPYLELLDLSGSSISDSGIQIICNVFPETLSRLLVALCPNITTMGIVFATTQLPLLELMDCGMTICDPNSSDLTYEESSDFQLSMTSKAKAHLICQNLIIKHGRLKKLSLWGCSGLDALSLSCPELNDLNLNSCNNLHPERLSLQCPNLEKVHASGCQRMLIGAIHSQLNNNIATMDSLLPCKRLASGSKRILVPHYIMEQGLQSYEGDKKRRRVEKRRCNVLVY; encoded by the exons ATGGAGCAGCGCCACCACCTCCAGCCTCACATCTCCGCCGCAGGGCCCACCACCCCGTTCGGCTCCACCGCAACCTACCCCCACGCTCCCACCGCCAGTTCCGGCCACAAGCGCCCCAGGACGCGCGGCAGTTACACCTGTGGCCGGTGTGGCCAGCCCAAGAAGGGCCACTCCTGCCACGTCCGCCCAGCCGATTCCGCCGCAGAGTCTCACCCCGACACTCCCCTCTCAGTCACCCGAACCCCGGCGCTGCCGCCTCCTCCCCCGCCACGTCAGCCCTACTCCAACCTCCGCAGAGCTCTGTCGTTCGACGACGTCGAGAGCTCCGGTTACGGAGATTCCGATGCTCCGGATCCGGATCCGGATCCGGACTTCGATGAGGTGGAGGACACGGAGGTGGATTGGGATAGGGGCTGGGGTGGTCTTCCTACGAGCTGTCTGTGGGAGATTTTGAGAAGGCTACCGCCGCCGGGGCTGTTATCGGCGGCGATGGTCTGCAAGGGATGGAGGGAGACGACAAGGAGGTTGTGGAAGGCCGCGGAGGCCCTCAGGCTTAGGGTTCCGCCGAGGGCTCAGGTTCGGTTTGTTCGATTGGTGTTGCACAAATGCCCGAACCTCGTTAGCCTCTCTCTTACAATTGAAAG TGATGTTGATGCAACAATGCTGGAGTGCATTGCATTTTCGtgcccaaatcttgaatctatGGAGATCTATATTTCTGAGAAGGCAACCAATCGAATTACTGG TGATGAACTGAGTCGTTTTGTTGCTGATAGAAGATTACTGAAAAGCCTTAAGATGGAAGGTTGTTCTAATATAGGTGGCTTTGCTCTCTGTTCATCAAGTCTTTTGACACTTTGGCTTTCGGGTCTTCATTCCCTTTCTAAGATG GTTTTCAACTGCCCCAATCTGAAAGAGATTTCTATTGATTTTTCTCGCCAAGGAAATGATAATACTGATCTTACAACAATGGTTGATGGTCTGGGAAGAAATTGTCCAAGGCTGCAAAACATACACATTGCATCAGTCCGGCTTTCACATTCTGTTGTTCTTGCGCTTACAGCTGCTCAATTAAG GGATTTGCGAATGCTGTCTCTTGTTCTTGGATCTCAAATCACTGATGCATCAGTTGCTGCCATAGCTTCTACCTATCCATACTTAGAATTGCTTGATCTGAGCGG ATCTAGCATCAGTGACAGTGGCATTCAAATCATTTGCAATGTGTTTCCTGAAACTCTTTCAAGGCTACTTGTTGCTCTTTGTCCCAACATCACTACAA TGGGTATAGTATTTGCCACAACTCAACTGCCTCTTCTTGAACTCATGGACTGTGGCATGACGATATGTGATCCCAATTCTTCAGACCTGACCTATGAAGAAAGCAGTGACTTTCAATTATCAATGACTTCAAAAGCCAAAGCACACCTCATTTGCCAGAATCTGATTATTAAACATGGTCGATTGAAAAAACTCAGCTTGTGGGGCTGTTCTGGCTTAGAT GCTCTATCTTTAAGCTGCCCAGAACTCAATGATCTAAACTTAAATTCTTGTAACAACTTGCATCCAG AGAGATTGTCACTTCAGTGCCCAAATTTAGAAAAGGTGCATGCATCAGGTTGTCAACGGATGTTGATCGGAGCCATTCACAGTCAG CTCAACAATAATATTGCTACTATGGATAGCCTATTACCATGCAAGCGTCTAGCCAGTGGCTCAAAGAGAATACTGGTTCCACATTATATAATGGAACAG GGTTTGCAGTCATATGAGGGTGATAAGAAGCGAAGAAGGGTTGAAAAGCGGCGTTGTAATGTGCTTGTCTACTGA